In the Flagellimonas sp. HMM57 genome, one interval contains:
- a CDS encoding rhodanese-like domain-containing protein, which produces MRSLTITTLVVFCFLQITACQSRQQRTIVKIDKKTVLEKVIGADVQFIDVRTPKEYQEGHIGHALNFNIKDSITFRKQISTLNKKEPVYLYCRKGGRSNKASQILKENGFKIIYDYSEGYNDWKMTE; this is translated from the coding sequence ATGAGAAGTTTGACCATAACCACACTAGTCGTTTTTTGCTTTTTACAAATAACGGCTTGCCAGTCACGACAGCAGCGCACCATTGTCAAAATAGATAAGAAAACAGTACTGGAAAAAGTTATTGGTGCCGATGTGCAATTTATTGATGTTAGGACCCCTAAAGAATACCAGGAAGGACACATAGGACATGCGTTAAATTTCAACATAAAAGACAGTATTACTTTTCGTAAACAAATAAGTACCCTAAATAAGAAGGAGCCCGTTTACCTCTATTGTCGAAAAGGGGGCAGAAGCAATAAAGCTTCCCAAATACTAAAAGAAAATGGATTTAAAATCATCTATGATTATTCAGAAGGCTACAATGATTGGAAAATGACCGAATAG